The sequence CGCGGCCGAGACCCTGGCCCGGCGGCTGTTCGCCGACGCCCTGGGGGCGCTGGAGCTGTACACCGTCTACGTCGGGGAGCGGCTCGGCCTGTACCGGGCCCTGGCCGAGGGCGGGCCGGCGACCTCCGCGGAGCTGGCCGGGCGCACCGGGACCGTCGAGCGCTACGTCCGGGAGTGGCTGGAGCACCACGCGGCCAGCGGCCTGCTGGCCGTCGACGACCCCGCCGCCGACCCGACGGCCCGGCGCTTCCACCTCCCGGCCGGGCACGTCCCGGTCCTGGCCGACCCCGACGACGTCCGCTACGCGGCCTTCAAGGGGGTCGAGCTGGTCCGCGCCGCCCGGCCGCTGCCCGACGTGGTGGAGGCGTTCCGGCACGGGGGCGCGCCCCCGCCGCTCTCCTGGGCGCCGGAGGGCCGGGCCGAGTTCAACCGGGCGCTGTTCGTCAACCTGCTCGGCCGCGAGTGGCTGCCGGCCATCGGGGAGGTCGACCGGCGGCTGCGGGCCGAGCCGCCGGCCCGGGTGGCCGACCTGGGCTGCGGCACCGGCTGGTCGAGCATCGCCATGGCCACCGCCTACCCGCGGATCAGGGTGGACGGGCTCGACCTCGATCAGGACGTGATCGCCGCCGCGAACGAGAACGCGCGCGAGGCCGGGCTGACCGACCGGGTGCGGTTCTCGGTGCTCGACGCCGCCGACCCGGACCTGCCGGGCCGCTACGACCTGGTGACGATCTTCGAGGCCCTGCACGACATGGCCCGCCCGGTCGAGGCGCTGGCCGCGGCCAGGGGGATGCTGGCCGAGGGCGGCTCGGTGGTGGTGGCCGACGAGCCGGTCGCCGACCAGCTCACCGTCCCCGCCTCGGAGATGGAGCGCTACGCCTACGGCTGGAGCGTGGTGTCGTGCCTGCCCAGCGCCATGGGCGACCCGGGGACGGCCGCCACCGGGGCCGTCATGCGCCCGGCCACCCTGGCCCGCTACGCCAAGGCGGCCGGTTTCGCCCATACCGAGGCGCTCCCGATCGACGCCGACGTCTGGCGGTTCTACCGGCTGGTTCCCTAGCCGCCGCGCCCCGCGGTCAGGCGTCCAGGGCGGCCCGGGCCAGGTCGCGGAGCTCGTCGTCGGAGATGCCGGCGGCGTCGGCGGGACGCAGCCGGATGGTCCCCTTGCCGGACGTGAGCTCGGGGTGGCGCTCGCTGAAGCCGGCGTCGCGGCCCTCCTGCCAGCCGTACACCGACACCCCGTGCCTCCACACGCCGAGGAAGAGGCGGCGGCGGCCGACCTTGTAGGTCGGGATCTGGTAGGAGAGCACCACCGCGGCGTCGGGGCGGGCCTCCAGGACCAGCCGGTGGAGCCGGTCGAACAGGGGGCGGTGCTCGGAGGGGATGGCGTCGATGTAGTCCCGCACGGCGGCGTCCATGGGCCCATTATCGCTCCGGCGGGCCTGGCTCGACCCGGAGGTGGGCAAGGGTCAGCTGACCGGCGGCGCGTCCCTGGCCTCGGCCAGCCAGGCGTCGAGGGGGCGGCCGGCGAGGCGCTCGTAGGCCTCGCGGTAGCGGGCGGCCGTGCCGGCGACCACGTCGGGGGGCAGCGCCGGGGCCGGGGGGCGCTGGTCCCAGGCGTGGTCCTGGAGCCAGTCGCGCACGTACTGCTTGTCGAACGAGGGCGGGGAGTGCCCCGGGGACCAGCCGCCGGCCGGCCAGAACCGGGACGAGTCGGGGGTGAGGACCTCGTCGGCCAGGACCACCTGGTCGCCGTCGCGGCCGAACTCGAGCTTGGTGTCGGCCAGCAGGATGCCGCGCCGGGCGGCGTGCCCGGCCCCCCGCCGGTAGACCTCGAGGGTCAGGTCGCGCAGCCGCCCGGCCAGCTCGGGCCCGAGGGCCTCGGCCACCGCCGCCTCCGAGACGTTCTCGTCGTGGCCGGTGTCGGCCTTGGTGGCCGGGGTGAAGATGGGCTCGGGCAGCCGGTCGGCCTGGCGCAGCCCGCCGGGCAGGGGGATGCCGCAGACCGACCCGGTGGCCTGGTAGTCCTTCCAGCCCGACCCGACCAGGTAGCCGCGGGCCACGCACTCGAACGGCACCATGTCCAGGCGCCGGACCAGCATGGCCCGGCCGGCCAGGTGCCGGGCGGACGGGGGCAGCTCCGAGGCCCGCCAGCCGGCCAGGTGGTTGGGGACGAGGTCGGCGAGCAGGTCGAGCCAGAACACGGTCAGGGCGGTCAGGACCTCGCCCTTGCCGGGGACTGGGTCGTCCAGGACCACGTCGAAGGCGGAGATGCGGTCGCTGGCCACCAGCAGCAGGTGGCCGTCGTCGACCTCGTACAGGTCACGGACCTTGCCGGACCCCAGGTGCCGCAGCCCGTCCGGGGCCGTCAGCTCGCTCATGGCAGCGCCTCCAGTCGCTCGAACACGGCGCCGGCCCCGGCCACGAACCGGGCCGGGTCGAGGGCGGCGTCCAGGGCGGGCCCGGACAGCACCTCGGCCACGCCCGGCTCGGCCAGGAGCAGGTCGCGGAAGCCGCCCTTGCCCTCCCAGGCCGCCATGGCCGCCCGCTGCACCACCAGGTACGCGTCCTCCCTGGTCCAGCCGGCGTCGACCAGGGCCAGGAGGGCGGCCGACGACCCGGCCAGCCCGCCCGACGAAGCTAGGTTGGCCCGCATCCGCTCCGGGGAGACCCGCAGGCCGGCGACCAGCCAGTGGGCCCGCTCCAGGGCGTAGTCGAGCACGCAGCAGGCGTCGGGCAGGACGACCCGCTCAACGGCCGAGTGGGAGATGTCACGCTCGTGCCAGAGGGCGACGTCCTCCAGGCCGGCGGTGGCGTAGCCGCGCAGCAGCCGGGCCATGCCGCAGAGGCGCTCGGCCACGATCGGGTTGCGCTTGTGGGGCATGGCCGAGGAGCCCCTCTGGCCCTCGGCGAACGGCTCCTCGGCCTCCCGGACCTCGGTCCGCTGCAGGTGGCGGACCTCGGTGGCCAGGCGCTCGACGTCGGCCCCGACCACGGCCAGGGCGGCCAGCAGCTCGGCGTGCCGGTCGCGGGCCACGACCTGGGTCGGGGCCGGCTCGGGCCGCAGGCCCAGCTCGCCGAGGACCTCGGCCTCGATCTCGGCGGGCAGGTTGGCGTAGGTGCCGACCGCCCCCGAGACGGTGCCGACGGCGACGGCGTCCCGGGCGGCGGCCAGCCGGCGCCGGTCGCGGTCGAAGGCGAAGGCGTGGCCGGCCAGCTTGAGGCCGAAGGTGGTCGGCTCGGCCGCCACCCCGTGGGTGCGGCCCAGGCAGAGGGTGTCGCGGTGCTCAAGGGCGCGGTCCCGGGTGGCCGTGACGAGGCGGTCGAGCCGGCGCGCCAGCAGGTCGCAGGCCCGGGTGAGCTGCAGGGCTAGGGTGGTGTCGAGCAGGTCGGAGGCGGTCATGCCGTAGTGGACGTGCCGGGCGGCCTCGCCGATCCCCTCCCCGTAGGCGGTCAGGAAGGCGATCACGTCGTGGTGCAGCTCGGCGTCGAGCTGGTGGACCCGCTCGGGCGCGGGGGCCGGGGCCTCCTCGATCACGGCCAGGTCGGTCGCGGGCACCAGCCCCCGGCGGGCCCTGGCCCTTACCACCGCCACCTCGACCTCGACGAACAGCCGGAAACGGGTCGCCTCGCTCCAGATGGCGCCCATCTCGGGGAGGGTGTACCGGGGGATCATGGGCTACAGCCGCAGGCCCTCGGCCAGCTGGTCCTTGAACTCCTGCAGCTGGAGGCGGAGCCGGGGGTCCCCCGTGGCCAGGATCTGCACGGCCAGGATGCCGGCGTTGGCGGCGGCGTCGAGCCCGACGGCGGCCACCGGCACCCCCGACGGCATCTGCACGATCGAGTACAGCGAGTCCTG is a genomic window of Actinomycetota bacterium containing:
- the purB gene encoding adenylosuccinate lyase is translated as MIPRYTLPEMGAIWSEATRFRLFVEVEVAVVRARARRGLVPATDLAVIEEAPAPAPERVHQLDAELHHDVIAFLTAYGEGIGEAARHVHYGMTASDLLDTTLALQLTRACDLLARRLDRLVTATRDRALEHRDTLCLGRTHGVAAEPTTFGLKLAGHAFAFDRDRRRLAAARDAVAVGTVSGAVGTYANLPAEIEAEVLGELGLRPEPAPTQVVARDRHAELLAALAVVGADVERLATEVRHLQRTEVREAEEPFAEGQRGSSAMPHKRNPIVAERLCGMARLLRGYATAGLEDVALWHERDISHSAVERVVLPDACCVLDYALERAHWLVAGLRVSPERMRANLASSGGLAGSSAALLALVDAGWTREDAYLVVQRAAMAAWEGKGGFRDLLLAEPGVAEVLSGPALDAALDPARFVAGAGAVFERLEALP
- a CDS encoding methyltransferase domain-containing protein, producing MTADGQADAAETLARRLFADALGALELYTVYVGERLGLYRALAEGGPATSAELAGRTGTVERYVREWLEHHAASGLLAVDDPAADPTARRFHLPAGHVPVLADPDDVRYAAFKGVELVRAARPLPDVVEAFRHGGAPPPLSWAPEGRAEFNRALFVNLLGREWLPAIGEVDRRLRAEPPARVADLGCGTGWSSIAMATAYPRIRVDGLDLDQDVIAAANENAREAGLTDRVRFSVLDAADPDLPGRYDLVTIFEALHDMARPVEALAAARGMLAEGGSVVVADEPVADQLTVPASEMERYAYGWSVVSCLPSAMGDPGTAATGAVMRPATLARYAKAAGFAHTEALPIDADVWRFYRLVP
- a CDS encoding phosphoribosylaminoimidazolesuccinocarboxamide synthase, producing the protein MSELTAPDGLRHLGSGKVRDLYEVDDGHLLLVASDRISAFDVVLDDPVPGKGEVLTALTVFWLDLLADLVPNHLAGWRASELPPSARHLAGRAMLVRRLDMVPFECVARGYLVGSGWKDYQATGSVCGIPLPGGLRQADRLPEPIFTPATKADTGHDENVSEAAVAEALGPELAGRLRDLTLEVYRRGAGHAARRGILLADTKLEFGRDGDQVVLADEVLTPDSSRFWPAGGWSPGHSPPSFDKQYVRDWLQDHAWDQRPPAPALPPDVVAGTAARYREAYERLAGRPLDAWLAEARDAPPVS
- a CDS encoding DUF1801 domain-containing protein; translated protein: MDAAVRDYIDAIPSEHRPLFDRLHRLVLEARPDAAVVLSYQIPTYKVGRRRLFLGVWRHGVSVYGWQEGRDAGFSERHPELTSGKGTIRLRPADAAGISDDELRDLARAALDA